TTCAAAATTGTAATACTGAGCGGCCCACATTTGGTGCTGGCCAACATCCGTCGTGACGATCGCCTCACCGTTAGTTACTTTATGAATGGCTTCAATCAGCCATTGAGGAGACATCCCGTTTGGATTGTGTTTATACCATAATGGGAATTCCTCTTTATACTTAGTAAGCGTTTCTAACCATCCTTCAGTATCGGGTGATTCCGCTGTCTGATTCATTAATTCAACTAGTGCTTCCTTTGAATCAGAAACAATCGGAATATTTGTTGGAACGTTTTTACCAATTTCAGCAGGATCGATATCAATATGGGCAACCTTGGCATTTGGAGCGAAGTGCTTTAGATTTCCTGTAAGTCGGTCATCAAAGCGGGCACCGATATTGATTAGTAAATCTGATTCGTATATTGCCATGTTTGCTGTGTATGTTCCATGCATACCGCCCATCCCGAGAGAAAGTGGATTGTTTGCTGGGAAAGTTCCAAGACCGAGAAGTGTAGTTACAACTGGAATCTTGTGCTTTTCAGCAAAAGCGGTTAACTCTTTAGAAGCTTTACCATGAAGAATGCCAGCACCAGCAAGTAAAACGGGCTTCATAGACTTTGTAATCGCTTCTGCAAGTTTTTTAATCTGCAGTGGATTTGGCTTTGTTGTTGGTTGATAACCTGGAAGGTGAACCGTTACTTCTTCAGGTATCTCGGTTAATTCTCCTGCAGAGATGTCCTTTGGAATATCAATTAAAACCGGACCAGGTCTGCCTGTTGAAGCAATATGAAAGGCTTCTTTTACAATTCTTGGCAAGTCAGAAATGTCTTGAACCTGATAATTATGTTTGGTGATAGGTGTTGTGATAGCCATTACGTCTGCTTCCTGAAATGCATCCGTTCCAATGACACCTCTTGCAACCTGACCAGTGAAAATCACTAGGGGTAAAGAATCCATCATCGCATCTGTAATTCCCGTAACCAGGTTGGTTGCCCCAGGACCAGAAGTTGCGATTACAACCCCAGGTTTCCCAGTTATCCGTGCATAACCTTCAGCTGCATGAATGCTTCCTTGCTCGTGACGGAAGAGGACGTGTTTAATGCTGCCTCTCGCACGATAAATCGCATCATATATTGGCAGAACGGCACCACCCGGATACCCGAAAAGCGTTTCAACACCTTCATTAATTAATAAGTCAATGAGCAGGTCTGCACCCGTTTTCGGTGCCGTACTGGTTTGGACGTCCGGCTTTGCTTCTACTTTCACCTCGTAATCCCTCCTTATGGATGTTCAAATCTTTTTTAAAAGTCATTCAATTAAATTACCTAAATTGATATCTGGTTTAAATAGTAAAAGGCCATTTTCGCCTCCGAAATAAACTGCAGTTGAAAACAAAAGCAGAATATATCGGGGAGAAAAGGCCTTCCATTTCTCGGTACCACCCGGTTTTTACAGTATCCTCACGAATACTGCCTCATGAAGCAGCTAAATAAAATCATAACCGCTTCTTTTTGTAACAGGTGCCTAAGAGTACACCCGATTGAGCCTAATAAGTTAGGACTGTTCAGCTCAATACTCAGGGATGATGTCAGAATAAGGTGTATTACTGGGCTTCCAGCAACCCCAGCTCTCTGAAAATACATTTTCTTATTCCTTTATTCCCGTCATCGATTTTTTCTATAAACTTTTCAAATCTACTGAAATGTCTTTAACCTCGGCGATTAAAAGGGAGCCTAAACCCTGAATAGGTTAAAGTGACAGTGACAGTGACTATATCTTCATAACCCCGCCAGTGTTGGCGGATGTAACTAACTTTGCGTATTTGGCTAGGTAGCCGGTTTTGATTTTTGGCTCTGGCTTTTGCCATAGACGGCGTCTTTCTGCCAGTACCTCGTCATCAACGATTAATTCAATTGTTCTTTCCTGTAAATCAATGAGGATCTTGTCACCATTTTCAACGAGTGCGATAGGACCGCCTTCAGCAGCTTCTGGTGAAATATGCCCGATTGAGATTCCTCTGCTGGCACCTGAGAAACGACCGTCTGTAATGAGAGCAACTTCTTTATCTAATCCACGACCAGCAATGGCTGATGTCGGAGCTAGCATTTCTGGCATTCCGGGTCCGCCTTTTGGTCCTTCGTAACGAATGACAACAACGTGACCAGCCTTAACTAAGCCATTATTAATGTTTTCTTGAGCCTCCTCTTGGGACTCAAAAACAATTGCTTCACCAAGGAAGGTTTTAATGGAAGGATCCACGGCACCAACTTTGATAACCCCGCCATCTGGAGCAATGTTTCCATATAGGATGGATAGTCCACCAACAGGGCTATATGGATTATCTTTAGTCCGAATGACAGTTTCATTTGTAATTGTTGCTTCCTTCACATTTTCAGCAAGAGTCTTACCTGTGATACTTAAGCAATCTTGATGCAGTGCACCTTCTACTTTACAAAGCTCATTAAGGATGGCACTCACCCCGCCTGCGCGGTGTACATCATCCATAGAGTAATCGGATGCAGGCATAATTTTTGCTAAATATGGAACTCTTTCAGCAATTTTATTGATTTCTCGTAAATCATAGTCAATACCAGCCTCATGAGCGATGGCAAGGGTATGTAGAACAGTGTTCGTCGATCCCCCCATTGCCATATCTAAAGCGAATGCATTGTCAATTGCTTCTCTGGTAATGATATCTCGTGGTTTAACATCGTTTTTCACTAATTCAACTAAGTGTTTCGCTGCTTGGCGAATTAACTCGTGTCTCTCTTTAGAAGTAGCTACAATCGTTCCGTTACCCGGAACCGTCATCCCTAACACTTCCATCAAACAGTTCATCGAATTTGCAGTAAACATTCCAGAACAAGATCCGCAAGTAGGGCATGCTGCAGTTTCGATATCAAGCAGCTCCTGCTGTGTCATTTTTCCACTATGGTAGGCTCCTACTCCTTCAAATACAGAAGTGAGAGAAAGGTTTTTTCCGGTAGAAGAAACACCGGCTTCCATTGGTCCACCTGAAACAAAAACAGAAGGGACGTTGGTTCTGACTGCTGCCATTAACATTCCTGGTGTGATTTTGTCGCAGTTCGGAATGTAAAATACACCATCGAACCAATGAGCATTAATTACTGTTTCTGCACTATCAGCGATAATTTCACGGCTGGGAAGGGAGTAACGCATCCCAACATGCCCCATTGCAATTCCGTCATCTACGCCAATTGTGTTAAATTCAAAAGGTATACCGCCAGCTTCTCTTATCGCTTCTTTAACGATTTCACCGAAATGATTAAGGTGTTTGTGCCCAGGGATAATTTCAATAAATGAGTTACAGACACCGATAAACGGTTTTTCTAGGTCCTTCACTGTTACCCCAGTTGCGTATAATAGGCTGCGGTGGGGAGCACGATCAATCCCCTTTTTAATCATATCGCTTCGCATTGTTTTATCTCCTAACTGACAATAGCGTGGTTTGTAGATTCAGGATAACAAGCCACTCCGTCCGTTGTTACGATTTTTCTAAATTCTTCTAAAAGGTCGTTTGTAACAATTCCTGGTTTACCGCCATG
This Neobacillus sp. YX16 DNA region includes the following protein-coding sequences:
- the ilvB gene encoding acetolactate synthase large subunit translates to MKVEAKPDVQTSTAPKTGADLLIDLLINEGVETLFGYPGGAVLPIYDAIYRARGSIKHVLFRHEQGSIHAAEGYARITGKPGVVIATSGPGATNLVTGITDAMMDSLPLVIFTGQVARGVIGTDAFQEADVMAITTPITKHNYQVQDISDLPRIVKEAFHIASTGRPGPVLIDIPKDISAGELTEIPEEVTVHLPGYQPTTKPNPLQIKKLAEAITKSMKPVLLAGAGILHGKASKELTAFAEKHKIPVVTTLLGLGTFPANNPLSLGMGGMHGTYTANMAIYESDLLINIGARFDDRLTGNLKHFAPNAKVAHIDIDPAEIGKNVPTNIPIVSDSKEALVELMNQTAESPDTEGWLETLTKYKEEFPLWYKHNPNGMSPQWLIEAIHKVTNGEAIVTTDVGQHQMWAAQYYNFEKPHRWVTSGGLGTMGFGFPAAIGAQMASPGSTVVAIVGDAGFQMTLQELSVIYEQNLPVKIIIVNNGALGMVRQWQELLHGNRISESILNTQPDFVKLAEAYHIRGLKIESQEELITKLPEVFAYDGPVLMDCRVLQQEKVFPMIAPGKGIHEMIGVKPS
- the ilvD gene encoding dihydroxy-acid dehydratase, with protein sequence MRSDMIKKGIDRAPHRSLLYATGVTVKDLEKPFIGVCNSFIEIIPGHKHLNHFGEIVKEAIREAGGIPFEFNTIGVDDGIAMGHVGMRYSLPSREIIADSAETVINAHWFDGVFYIPNCDKITPGMLMAAVRTNVPSVFVSGGPMEAGVSSTGKNLSLTSVFEGVGAYHSGKMTQQELLDIETAACPTCGSCSGMFTANSMNCLMEVLGMTVPGNGTIVATSKERHELIRQAAKHLVELVKNDVKPRDIITREAIDNAFALDMAMGGSTNTVLHTLAIAHEAGIDYDLREINKIAERVPYLAKIMPASDYSMDDVHRAGGVSAILNELCKVEGALHQDCLSITGKTLAENVKEATITNETVIRTKDNPYSPVGGLSILYGNIAPDGGVIKVGAVDPSIKTFLGEAIVFESQEEAQENINNGLVKAGHVVVIRYEGPKGGPGMPEMLAPTSAIAGRGLDKEVALITDGRFSGASRGISIGHISPEAAEGGPIALVENGDKILIDLQERTIELIVDDEVLAERRRLWQKPEPKIKTGYLAKYAKLVTSANTGGVMKI